The following coding sequences are from one Epinephelus fuscoguttatus linkage group LG5, E.fuscoguttatus.final_Chr_v1 window:
- the rnf26 gene encoding E3 ubiquitin-protein ligase RNF26, with the protein MGLVNFVISTVVKCLDAVCLLLDLNFVIVHTVVRTILAVITFINSIPTLLLNSVVELGNFTVFCLMSMAEATSNAAQGTVTMLGSLVLALEGLVESLKMVGYLSMHVLLRGKEHLCRGLLSVLEGCSIAVSLVVYFTNTVVNFALIATQNMYAEVVSLWQTVSSPLQKVLEFTLTSFTFIYSSLVGTSAFLWSPCKLMLDFLVSLVHMFISVFILNIYGLLLTVAIALTTTAYLNPELTHQAVVRIMDYINSFPALHRLHLAFHRLASALQRTPHVARRAMQHLQRVLHHLYMLERGLWQQLTRLSSQLGQALRTQLNGDDNNRVGGDGDPGEERRDPPDGRAGDGAHQELLDLVFPSSSTDRPLKKQSSSGKDSKPLPAENLLNLLKEQEERKKCVICQDCTKTVVLLPCRHLCLCRDCTDILLRQPIYQQNCPLCRHMILNTMDVYL; encoded by the coding sequence ATGGGTTTGGTGAACTTTGTAATCTCCACTGTGGTAAAATGCCTGGACGCCGTCTGCTTGCTGTTGGACCTGAACTTTGTCATCGTCCACACCGTGGTGCGGACCATCCTGGCGGTCATCACCTTTATAAACAGCATACCCACCCTCCTCCTCAACTCTGTGGTGGAGCTGGGAAACTTCACCGTGTTTTGCTTGATGTCCATGGCAGAGGCAACGTCAAATGCAGCCCAGGGTACTGTCACCATGCTGGGGAGCCTGGTGCTGGCTCTGGAGGGGCTGGTGGAGAGCCTGAAGATGGTGGGTTACCTGTCCATGCACGTCCTGCTTCGTGGGAAGGAGCACCTGTGTCGAGGTCTGCTGTCGGTGCTGGAGGGCTGTAGCATCGCAGTGAGCCTGGTGGTCTATTTCACCAACACCGTGGTCAACTTTGCGCTCATTGCCACCCAGAATATGTACGCAGAGGTGGTCAGTTTGTGGCAAACGGTCTCCAGCCCACTGCAGAAGGTGCTGGAGTTCACACTGACCTCCTTCACCTTTATTTACAGCAGCCTGGTCGGTACCTCAGCATTCCTGTGGTCACCTTGTAAACTGATGTTGGACTTTCTGGTCTCGCTGGTTCATATGTTTATCAGCGTCTTCATATTGAACATCTACGGTCTCCTGCTCACAGTTGCTATTGCTCTAACTACCACTGCCTACCTGAATCCAGAGCTTACTCACCAGGCTGTTGTGCGAATTATGGATTACATTAACTCGTTTCCTGCCTTGCACAGACTTCACCTGGCATTCCACCGCCTCGCTTCAGCCTTGCAGCGCACCCCACATGTTGCACGCCGTGCCATGCAGCACCTGCAACGAGTACTCCATCACCTCTACATGCTAGAGAGAGGACTTTGGCAGCAGCTGACTCGACTCAGCAGCCAGCTAGGTCAGGCTCTGAGGACACAGCTCAACGGGGATGACAACAACAGAGTGGGAGGTGATGGCGACCCTGGGGAGGAGAGGCGGGACCCGCCAGATGGAAGAGCAGGAGATGGAGCCCACCAGGAGCTGCTTGATTTAGTTTTCCCCTCGTCAAGCACAGACAGGCCACTAAAGAAGCAGTCGTCTTCAGGCAAAGACAGTAAACCTCTGCCTGCTGAGAATCTGCTGAATCTCCtgaaggagcaggaggagaggaagaagtgTGTGATCTGTCAGGACTGCACCAAGACAGTGGTGCTGCTGCCGTGCAGGCACCTCTGCTTGTGTAGAGATTGTACGGACATCCTGTTGAGGCAGCCCATATACCAACAGAACTGCCCGCTGTGTCGGCACATGATCCTCAACACTATGGACGTGTACCTATGA